Proteins from one Pseudoalteromonas rubra genomic window:
- the ybaK gene encoding Cys-tRNA(Pro) deacylase, producing MTPAIQLLKKHKVSFEVLKFEHDPNITEFAQEATQALALAPDKVFKTLVISVDGRLNVAVTPATQLVDLKAFAKSCKGKKAQLATQQQAENATGYQLGGISPFAHKKRLPVILHNSALTYDTIYVSGGRRGLELALSPTALTALCSAQVADF from the coding sequence ATGACACCCGCTATTCAATTACTTAAAAAGCATAAGGTCAGCTTTGAAGTACTTAAGTTCGAACACGACCCGAACATCACTGAGTTTGCACAGGAAGCGACTCAGGCATTGGCCTTGGCACCGGACAAAGTATTTAAAACGCTGGTTATTAGCGTAGATGGCAGGCTCAATGTTGCAGTTACACCTGCTACTCAATTGGTTGACTTAAAAGCGTTTGCTAAAAGCTGCAAAGGCAAAAAAGCGCAACTTGCAACGCAACAACAAGCTGAGAATGCAACAGGGTACCAGCTGGGCGGGATCAGCCCCTTTGCGCACAAAAAACGTTTGCCAGTTATCTTACACAACTCTGCGCTCACTTATGACACGATCTACGTCAGTGGCGGTCGACGCGGCTTAGAGCTGGCGCTCAGTCCGACAGCACTTACAGCATTGTGCTCAGCCCAGGTTGCTGATTTTTAA